A DNA window from Fragaria vesca subsp. vesca linkage group LG3, FraVesHawaii_1.0, whole genome shotgun sequence contains the following coding sequences:
- the LOC101294250 gene encoding uncharacterized protein LOC101294250, giving the protein MSYSRRSRYSPSPSPKRYRSPSPSPRRYRSISRSVSRSMSRSRSPSVENPGNNLYVTGLSPRITRRELEKHFASEGKVIDVHLVVDPWTRESRGFGFVTMENVNVADRCIKYLDRSVLEGRVITVEKARRRRGRTPTPGRYLGLRTIRGRRRTPSYSPPRRSPTYSPYRRSYSRSPGYSSDRSRSRSYSPPYRRRRSYSPDYKRRRSYSPDYRRRRSYSRSCSPYSRSPVRYRERSYSPYRRDYSPDDSYYGRRRRYRSVSRSVSPRYRRSSRRSYSRSVSPRPRRVSRRSYSPSVSPEPRRRSSRRSYSRSASPRYRGSKSHKGSALRKYSRSCSRSRSPSVSASSRFMSRSASPGSTSSST; this is encoded by the exons ATGTCGTACTCGAGAAGGTCAAGGTACTCTCCCTCTCCTTCGCCTAAGCGATACAGGTCTCCATCTCCTTCCCCAAGGCGATACAGGTCCATTTCGCGGTCCGTCTCGAGGTCCATGTCCAGATCAAG GAGCCCATCTGTGGAGAATCCTGGGAACAATCTGTATGTGACTGGATTATCACCTCGGATCACAAGGAGAGAACTTGAGAAGCATTTTGCGTCCGAGGGAAAA GTGATTGATGTCCATCTTGTAGTTGATCCATGGACAAGAGAATCTCGTGGATTTGGGTTTGTTACCATGGAAAATGTTAATGTGGCTGACCGCTGCATCAAATATTTAGATCGCTCTGTTCTTGAAGGTCGTGTGATTACAGTGGAGAAG GCTAGAAGGCGGAGAGGGCGAACCCCCACTCCAGGAAGGTATCTTGGTCTGCGAACAATTCGTG GGCGCCGGCGAACCCCTAGCTACTCCCCACCTCGCAGGTCTCCTACCTACTCTCCTTACAGAAGGAGCTACAGTCGATCGCCCGGTTACTCATCTGACCGAAGTAGGAGCAGATCATACTCTCCTCCATACAGAAGGCGGAGATCTTACTCTCCTGACTATAAGAGGCGGCGGTCTTACTCTCCTGACTATAGGAGGCGCAGGTCTTACTCTCGCTCATGTTCTCCTTACAGCAGGTCACCAGTGAGATACCGTGAGCGATCCTACTCTCCTTATAGAAGGGATTACTCACCAGATGACTCTTACTATGGAAGGAGGCGACGCTATCGCTCTGTCTCACGTAGTGTCTCGCCCAGGTACCGGAGGAGCTCAAGGAGGAGCTACTCACGCAGTGTCTCTCCAAGGCCTAGGAGGGTTTCTCGGAGAAGTTACTCACCTAGTGTATCTCCTGAACCAAGGAGGAGAAGCTCAAGGAGGAGTTACTCTCGGAGTGCTTCTCCTAGATACAGGGGCTCAAAGTCCCACAAGGGTTCAGCCCTGCGAAAATACTCCAGGAGCTGCTCTAGGAGTCGAAGTCCGAGTGTGAGTGCAAGTTCTAGATTTATGTCAAGATCTGCCAGTCCTGGATCTACCTCATCTTCAACATGA